The Candidatus Dependentiae bacterium genome includes a window with the following:
- a CDS encoding glycosyltransferase, with protein sequence MIRFFLLYQDDPIKQKQAIGNSFITAFIGAIIAPLLLTFISWKYQLSLSSEYLYIASASIASFTLFSLVLAYHRMKERVTVYLILFCSQNIIATVLTLFGIWAGYKFKALWYANMFSLFLFIPLFFKIWMRYRIYSLQIFKQQLSYSTPLLLYSFIYTSFISLDRWYIQNYLGFEQLGVYALLWRFGALFQFAMIALMDTWPLLIFNAQKEANGLQLIAQLTRVFLLTIGTIGLCGIIGSHFGILFFLPQNYHFLIIYLPSFFIACVALEMARVLQAGFGLTTKTHYIPLIAVAIIPFQSFLLFLAINLGLWGVFFANIFSFFIYGCLSFFMSNKLFPTTFSWRAYYKIVSSFFFSAGILQIAALNGASFIQIIFISLLWPTLIFLTNSIDRGERSKLGTYSRKFTIRLLKFLIPPMHKRECFQIKSLLYLRTDLCSEEIVAGGSVAHTLGVINGFKKHGLKILIASCAIQSILRKEYTEAFMHLTVPPFFCFLRWKLNYLRWRLESFFSTFFFAFTLRERCKNSFFDSIYQRYSLLNATGVILSVRHKIPLILEYNGSDVWQFDQLAPKKWFKLNWLARLIEQINLEYASSIVVVSQVLKEDLISKGINPLKILVNPNGVDTDLYDPEKLINKRNQIRKELGIEDKFVFGFVGTFSFWHGIEVIAQIIPQIIKKTSHAHFLLIGDGPLKSYIENEIKRANITASVTLTGLVTTAAAREYLSACDSFLCPTQSMPDGSRFFGSPTKMFEYLSMGRPIIASNLEQLKEIMLPSLVNPQLNNHSLLIDKRGILVDSQNHQGFVDAAFILIKSAIEDLNHIGKKNRNQAINNYSWEHHVNKILKFYVDH encoded by the coding sequence ATGATTAGATTTTTTTTACTCTATCAAGATGATCCCATAAAACAAAAACAGGCAATCGGCAATAGTTTCATTACAGCTTTTATAGGTGCAATAATTGCACCGCTACTGCTAACATTCATCAGTTGGAAATATCAACTGTCACTATCTAGCGAATATCTATACATCGCAAGTGCAAGCATAGCCTCTTTTACTCTTTTTTCACTTGTACTAGCCTACCACCGAATGAAAGAAAGGGTTACGGTATATCTTATTCTTTTTTGTAGCCAAAATATTATTGCAACCGTTTTAACGCTCTTCGGAATTTGGGCAGGCTACAAGTTTAAAGCGTTATGGTACGCCAATATGTTCTCTCTTTTTTTATTTATCCCACTTTTCTTCAAAATCTGGATGCGCTATCGAATCTATTCTCTTCAAATTTTCAAGCAGCAGCTTTCCTATAGCACCCCTTTACTCTTATATAGTTTTATATATACCAGCTTTATCAGTCTTGATCGATGGTATATTCAAAATTATTTAGGCTTTGAGCAATTAGGCGTCTATGCGCTTCTTTGGCGATTTGGAGCACTATTCCAATTTGCGATGATCGCACTTATGGATACATGGCCCTTGCTTATTTTCAATGCTCAAAAAGAGGCTAACGGGCTTCAGTTAATCGCTCAGCTGACACGTGTTTTTTTATTGACCATAGGAACAATAGGATTATGCGGAATTATAGGATCACATTTTGGCATATTGTTTTTTCTACCTCAAAACTATCATTTTCTCATCATATATTTGCCTAGTTTTTTTATAGCATGTGTTGCTCTCGAAATGGCCCGTGTTCTTCAGGCAGGATTCGGTTTGACCACTAAAACTCATTATATTCCCTTGATCGCTGTCGCAATTATACCCTTCCAATCATTTCTATTATTTTTAGCGATTAATTTAGGCTTATGGGGAGTCTTTTTTGCGAATATATTTTCGTTTTTTATATACGGCTGCCTCAGCTTCTTCATGAGTAATAAGCTTTTTCCAACCACATTTTCCTGGAGAGCCTATTATAAAATAGTTAGTTCATTTTTTTTTAGCGCGGGAATTTTGCAGATAGCTGCTTTGAATGGTGCTTCATTTATTCAAATAATTTTTATTAGCTTATTGTGGCCAACTCTCATTTTTTTAACCAACAGCATAGATCGCGGCGAACGATCAAAGCTCGGCACCTATTCAAGGAAGTTTACAATTCGCTTACTTAAATTTCTTATTCCTCCAATGCACAAAAGAGAGTGTTTTCAAATCAAAAGCCTTCTTTACTTGAGGACCGATCTATGCTCAGAAGAAATTGTGGCTGGAGGATCTGTCGCACATACTCTAGGGGTTATCAATGGCTTCAAAAAACATGGCCTGAAAATCCTTATAGCTTCTTGCGCTATTCAAAGCATCCTAAGAAAAGAATACACTGAAGCATTTATGCATTTAACAGTTCCGCCATTTTTTTGTTTTTTGCGTTGGAAATTAAATTATTTGCGATGGCGGCTTGAATCTTTCTTCTCAACATTCTTTTTTGCATTCACGCTGCGAGAGCGTTGCAAAAATAGTTTTTTCGATAGTATTTATCAGCGTTACAGCTTACTAAATGCAACAGGAGTGATTTTAAGCGTTAGGCATAAGATACCCTTGATTTTAGAATATAATGGCTCTGATGTTTGGCAGTTTGATCAATTAGCACCAAAAAAATGGTTTAAATTAAATTGGCTCGCCCGCCTTATTGAACAAATAAATTTAGAATATGCCAGCTCGATAGTCGTAGTTTCGCAGGTGCTCAAAGAAGATTTAATTTCTAAAGGCATCAATCCACTAAAAATTTTGGTAAATCCAAACGGCGTTGATACAGATCTTTATGATCCAGAAAAATTAATAAATAAGCGAAATCAGATTCGTAAAGAACTTGGCATAGAAGATAAGTTCGTTTTTGGCTTTGTGGGAACATTTTCCTTTTGGCATGGAATAGAAGTCATTGCGCAAATAATTCCTCAGATCATAAAAAAAACATCTCATGCTCATTTTTTACTCATCGGCGATGGCCCACTCAAATCATACATAGAAAATGAAATTAAAAGAGCTAATATCACAGCGTCCGTCACGTTAACTGGCCTGGTAACCACCGCAGCTGCAAGAGAATATTTATCAGCATGCGACTCTTTCTTATGTCCAACGCAATCAATGCCAGATGGAAGCAGATTTTTTGGATCGCCAACAAAAATGTTTGAATATTTAAGCATGGGAAGACCAATTATCGCATCAAATCTTGAGCAATTAAAGGAGATTATGTTGCCTTCATTAGTCAATCCCCAGCTCAATAACCATTCTTTATTGATCGACAAAAGAGGAATTTTAGTAGATTCGCAAAATCATCAAGGTTTTGTTGATGCAGCATTTATTTTGATAAAATCAGCAATAGAAGATCTAAATCATATTGGTAAAAAAAATCGGAATCAAGCTATTAATAATTATAGTTGGGAACATCATGTAAATAAAATACTTAAGTTTTATGTTGATCATTAA
- a CDS encoding class I SAM-dependent methyltransferase, with the protein MDYQKTLFSQYHETRSALLDPADKEKIAWFQFYFDKVYKAHFKSLPYNARILELGCNKGFLLAALQKEGYENLTGVDLSTGDLSVARKLLPEASFFEEDIFSFLEKHPDSFDCIVLKALIEHIRKEQILPFLEKLKTSLKPGGLVLIDVQNSDWLFGLHDRYVDFTHEAGFTQESLRQIMLLYFNNVSVVPTQSPYWCMSRKDTIKHKIARKLLSSLLRWAEPEAPSWTERLLIATGKKIGY; encoded by the coding sequence ATGGACTATCAAAAAACACTCTTTTCTCAATATCACGAGACCAGAAGTGCCTTGCTTGATCCTGCGGATAAAGAAAAGATTGCATGGTTCCAATTCTACTTTGATAAAGTTTATAAAGCTCATTTTAAATCACTTCCATATAATGCAAGAATTCTTGAACTTGGTTGCAATAAAGGATTTTTATTGGCAGCACTTCAAAAAGAAGGATACGAAAATCTAACTGGCGTTGATTTGTCCACGGGTGACCTGTCAGTCGCTCGCAAGCTTCTTCCCGAAGCAAGCTTCTTCGAAGAAGATATTTTTTCGTTTCTTGAAAAGCATCCCGATAGCTTCGACTGCATAGTTTTGAAAGCGCTTATAGAACATATACGAAAAGAACAGATCTTACCTTTTTTAGAAAAATTAAAAACGAGCCTAAAACCTGGTGGCTTAGTGCTGATTGATGTGCAAAACTCTGATTGGCTCTTTGGCTTACATGATCGTTATGTTGATTTTACCCACGAGGCTGGATTTACTCAGGAAAGCTTGCGACAAATCATGCTTCTCTATTTTAATAATGTATCGGTTGTTCCCACACAAAGCCCCTATTGGTGCATGTCTCGCAAAGACACCATTAAACATAAAATCGCTCGAAAATTGCTCTCCTCTCTTCTTCGCTGGGCTGAACCAGAGGCTCCATCTTGGACTGAGCGCCTACTTATTGCAACCGGCAAAAAAATAGGCTATTAA
- a CDS encoding class I SAM-dependent methyltransferase, which produces MTRKLFLFFGLSLCTALVAGDHKVPQSQLYVIENESPHSKTVIDGLKKCDINFTVVDSVNDDSDALYIICDISKTDHLPQNYIAYQSLDLSKGNIASAYLEKLSNAIAVWDYNLNNIARYQSRVAHYYYFPTECEYIDPIFLVCALPKTALSRYRDLLAYSNRKNTDISSHLPALFCYGILQCPKIIVEAGVRGGESTIPFKEVAAKCNSQLIGIDIEVDVNSAYAGLQKGTFLRMNDLAFASYYEKSQFRNEKIDMVFIDTSHQYEHTLAEIQMFAPMLSKNGMIIFHDSNVTPLDKGTAYIRLNYTKGQALGNTRGVTRALKEYFAIEFDEHSYLNFKFPKGEITWRMIHYPFCNGLTIVQKVDKNL; this is translated from the coding sequence ATGACACGGAAACTGTTTTTATTTTTTGGGTTAAGTTTATGTACCGCACTTGTTGCAGGTGACCACAAAGTGCCACAGAGCCAGCTGTATGTGATAGAGAATGAAAGTCCGCATAGTAAAACTGTGATTGATGGTCTGAAGAAATGCGATATTAATTTCACCGTTGTCGATTCAGTAAACGATGATTCTGATGCGCTTTATATTATATGCGATATTTCTAAAACTGATCATTTGCCTCAGAATTACATCGCTTATCAATCATTAGATCTTAGCAAAGGCAACATAGCCTCTGCCTATTTAGAAAAGCTATCTAATGCAATAGCGGTTTGGGATTATAATTTGAATAATATTGCTAGATATCAATCGCGTGTTGCGCATTATTATTATTTTCCTACAGAATGTGAATACATAGATCCAATTTTTCTAGTATGCGCATTGCCAAAAACTGCTCTTAGCAGGTACAGAGATTTGCTAGCATATAGCAATCGAAAGAATACAGACATCTCAAGCCATTTGCCAGCATTGTTTTGCTACGGCATACTGCAATGCCCAAAAATCATTGTAGAAGCTGGCGTAAGGGGCGGGGAGTCCACAATTCCTTTTAAAGAAGTAGCAGCCAAATGCAATTCGCAGCTTATTGGAATAGACATTGAGGTTGATGTAAATAGTGCTTATGCAGGTTTGCAAAAAGGTACTTTTCTTCGTATGAACGATTTAGCGTTTGCTTCCTATTATGAAAAAAGCCAATTTAGAAATGAAAAAATTGATATGGTTTTTATTGATACATCGCATCAATATGAGCATACTTTAGCTGAAATTCAAATGTTTGCTCCAATGTTATCTAAAAATGGAATGATTATCTTTCACGATTCTAATGTAACTCCCTTAGACAAAGGGACAGCATACATCAGACTGAACTATACAAAAGGGCAGGCTCTTGGCAATACGCGAGGAGTAACGCGAGCCCTTAAAGAATATTTTGCTATCGAATTTGATGAGCATAGTTATTTAAATTTCAAGTTTCCAAAAGGCGAAATAACATGGCGTATGATTCATTATCCCTTTTGCAATGGGTTAACTATTGTTCAAAAAGTTGATAAAAACTTATGA
- a CDS encoding FkbM family methyltransferase, with translation MNKLMKLSIILYLLSFSHPSFNYYSQIGQDKFVHELLGNKKNGIFIDIGAYDGIEFSNSYFFEKELGWTGICIEPLPFAFERLIKNRSCICINGCIANFNGKAPFLKIANSDTNNYWPQTLSGLIEKYDPYQLALAEFVAREQSATMEIIETSCLILNDLLEKNNITHIDYLSLDTEGGELEILKSIDFDRFDIDIIDAENNFINGKQDTQVQEFLLSKGFILIKKIEWDDIYRNKKYL, from the coding sequence CTTTTAATTACTATAGCCAGATCGGGCAAGATAAATTTGTGCATGAGCTTTTGGGCAACAAGAAAAATGGAATATTTATCGACATAGGTGCTTACGATGGAATCGAATTTAGTAACTCATACTTCTTTGAAAAAGAATTAGGTTGGACCGGAATTTGCATAGAGCCGCTTCCATTTGCCTTTGAAAGATTGATTAAAAATCGTTCGTGTATATGCATTAATGGCTGTATCGCAAACTTTAATGGCAAAGCTCCGTTTCTTAAAATAGCAAATAGCGATACTAATAACTATTGGCCACAAACCTTGAGCGGCCTTATTGAAAAATATGATCCGTATCAGTTAGCGCTGGCAGAATTCGTTGCTCGAGAACAAAGCGCAACGATGGAAATTATTGAAACTTCGTGTTTGATTCTCAATGATCTTTTGGAAAAAAATAATATCACCCATATCGATTATCTAAGTCTTGATACCGAAGGCGGAGAACTTGAGATTTTAAAAAGCATTGATTTCGATCGCTTCGATATCGATATTATCGACGCGGAAAACAATTTTATTAACGGCAAGCAAGATACTCAAGTGCAAGAATTTTTGCTCTCCAAAGGCTTCATTCTGATTAAAAAAATCGAATGGGATGATATTTATCGCAATAAAAAATATTTATAA